From a single Spongiibacter taiwanensis genomic region:
- a CDS encoding hotdog fold thioesterase → MAIWRRECSAEELNVQMRNTLAETLDIRIEEVGDDFIAGSMVVDKRTHQPYGILHGGASVALAETLGSVAASMCCAPGFGCVGLDINANHIRAVTTGRVYGKATAAHVGRTTQVWEITLENEEGKKVCVSRLTMAVIPRP, encoded by the coding sequence ATGGCTATTTGGAGGCGGGAGTGCAGCGCGGAAGAGTTGAATGTGCAGATGCGCAATACCCTGGCAGAAACCCTGGATATCCGCATTGAGGAGGTCGGCGACGATTTTATCGCTGGCTCCATGGTGGTGGACAAACGCACGCATCAGCCTTACGGCATTCTCCATGGCGGTGCCTCAGTGGCGCTGGCGGAAACCTTGGGTAGTGTGGCGGCGTCGATGTGCTGTGCGCCGGGCTTTGGTTGTGTGGGCTTGGACATTAATGCCAACCATATCCGCGCGGTGACGACGGGGCGGGTTTATGGCAAAGCCACCGCGGCCCATGTTGGCCGTACCACCCAGGTGTGGGAAATCACCCTGGAGAATGAAGAAGGCAAGAAAGTGTGTGTATCGCGTCTGACCATGGCAGTGATTCCCCGCCCATGA
- the trmH gene encoding tRNA (guanosine(18)-2'-O)-methyltransferase TrmH, protein MTPERCQRLRAVLDRRQPDLSLITDNVHKGRNLSAVIRNADAAGVSTLHCVLEEREYRAFRGTAMGSQQWVEVRRHPDISGAIARLQAEGVQVLAAHLSEVSVDYREVDYTRPTAILLGAEKRGVSSEALALADAHITIPMVGMVQSYNVSVASGILLAEAQYQRQKAGMYDQRRLPDDVYERLFFEWAHPELTRFCQQRGLAYPPLGEDGELQDPPGWYAEVRAGRAAMVAG, encoded by the coding sequence ATGACCCCCGAACGATGCCAGCGATTGCGGGCAGTGCTCGACCGGCGCCAGCCCGATTTAAGTCTGATCACCGACAACGTCCATAAGGGGCGTAACTTGTCCGCCGTAATCCGCAATGCCGATGCGGCGGGGGTCAGTACCTTGCACTGCGTGCTGGAAGAACGGGAGTACCGCGCTTTTCGCGGCACCGCGATGGGTAGCCAGCAATGGGTGGAGGTGCGGCGGCACCCGGATATTAGCGGGGCGATAGCCCGTCTGCAGGCCGAGGGTGTGCAGGTGCTGGCGGCCCACCTGAGTGAGGTATCGGTGGATTATCGTGAAGTGGATTACACCCGGCCGACCGCCATCTTGCTGGGCGCGGAAAAGCGCGGGGTAAGCAGCGAGGCGCTGGCATTGGCCGATGCCCATATCACCATTCCCATGGTGGGCATGGTGCAGTCGTACAATGTGTCGGTGGCGTCGGGAATATTGTTGGCCGAGGCGCAGTATCAGCGGCAGAAGGCGGGCATGTATGACCAGCGACGATTGCCCGACGATGTCTATGAGCGTCTGTTCTTTGAGTGGGCTCACCCCGAACTGACCCGCTTTTGTCAGCAGCGGGGGTTGGCCTATCCCCCCTTGGGTGAGGATGGCGAGCTGCAAGACCCGCCCGGCTGGTACGCTGAGGTGAGAGCGGGCCGCGCTGCCATGGTGGCGGGCTAA
- a CDS encoding LysR family transcriptional regulator, whose translation MRFTLRQLEVFLAVARHQNVTRAADQLAMSQSAASAALQNLERNYGVDLFHRQGNKLSLNPVGHTLRKQAETLLEHCQQFDDAMQRHGEIGHLRVGASFTIGNHLVVRYLADYLARYPEADVQLHTANTPEIVAKVLNYEVDVGLIEREVQHRELEMIPWMEDELIVFCSADHPLAEKQTLSNRDIKEAKWILREPDSGARHTFDRALAGLLPEINIYREFKHNEAIKSAVTSGLGIGCLSRVVLQNDFRNGELVPLKLARRDMRRRFYIALPKKRHPKAAVEFWIELCRKAEAEQLLKEKS comes from the coding sequence GTGAGATTTACCCTGCGCCAACTTGAGGTTTTTCTGGCGGTGGCCCGCCACCAAAATGTGACCCGGGCAGCGGATCAACTCGCCATGTCCCAGTCGGCTGCCAGCGCCGCCCTGCAAAACCTGGAGCGCAACTACGGGGTGGATTTGTTTCACCGTCAGGGCAACAAGCTTAGCTTAAATCCGGTTGGCCACACCCTGCGCAAACAGGCGGAAACCCTGCTGGAGCACTGCCAGCAGTTTGATGATGCCATGCAACGCCACGGCGAGATCGGCCACCTGCGGGTGGGCGCCAGTTTTACCATCGGCAATCACCTGGTGGTGCGCTACCTGGCCGACTATCTGGCCCGCTACCCCGAGGCCGATGTGCAGCTGCACACCGCCAACACACCCGAGATTGTCGCCAAGGTGTTGAACTACGAGGTTGATGTGGGCCTGATCGAGCGGGAAGTACAGCACCGGGAGCTGGAGATGATTCCCTGGATGGAGGACGAGCTGATTGTGTTTTGCAGCGCCGACCACCCCCTGGCCGAAAAGCAGACCTTAAGTAACCGGGATATCAAAGAGGCCAAATGGATATTGCGCGAGCCCGACTCCGGTGCCCGCCACACCTTTGACCGGGCCCTGGCGGGCCTGCTGCCGGAGATCAATATCTACCGGGAGTTCAAACACAATGAGGCGATCAAAAGTGCGGTCACTTCGGGCCTGGGCATCGGCTGCCTGTCGCGGGTGGTGCTGCAGAATGATTTTCGCAATGGCGAGCTGGTGCCCCTCAAACTCGCCCGCCGGGATATGCGCCGCCGCTTTTACATTGCCCTGCCCAAAAAGCGCCACCCCAAAGCCGCCGTCGAATTCTGGATTGAGCTGTGCCGCAAGGCCGAGGCGGAACAGCTATTGAAAGAGAAAAGCTGA
- the cysC gene encoding adenylyl-sulfate kinase has translation MTEVKATNVHWHDGEVSREDRNALLKQKGATLWFTGLSGSGKSTVAVALEKALTEKGHLCYRLDGDNIRLGINKNLGFSAEDRAENIRRIGEIAKLFVDTGVIVLSSFVSPYREDRDNVRKLHDEGDMDFIEVYVDVPLSVAEERDPKGLYKKARAGEIKNFTGIDDPYEAPTKPELVLNSHELSLEEEVDVLLKMLSERGII, from the coding sequence ATGACAGAAGTGAAAGCGACCAACGTGCATTGGCACGATGGCGAAGTGAGCCGGGAAGATCGCAACGCGCTGCTCAAGCAAAAGGGGGCCACCCTGTGGTTCACCGGTTTGTCTGGCAGCGGCAAAAGCACCGTTGCTGTTGCCCTGGAAAAGGCGCTGACTGAAAAAGGTCACCTGTGCTACCGCCTGGACGGCGACAATATTCGTCTGGGTATTAACAAAAACCTGGGCTTCAGTGCTGAGGACCGTGCAGAGAACATTCGCCGCATCGGTGAGATCGCCAAGCTGTTTGTCGACACCGGTGTGATCGTGCTGTCCAGCTTCGTTAGCCCCTATCGGGAAGACCGCGACAACGTGCGCAAACTGCACGACGAGGGTGACATGGACTTTATCGAAGTCTATGTTGACGTGCCCCTGAGTGTGGCCGAAGAGCGCGACCCCAAAGGTCTGTACAAGAAGGCCCGCGCGGGTGAGATCAAAAACTTCACCGGTATCGACGACCCCTATGAGGCGCCCACCAAGCCGGAGCTGGTTTTGAACAGCCACGAGCTGAGCCTGGAAGAAGAAGTCGATGTGCTGCTCAAAATGCTGAGTGAGCGCGGCATTATCTAA
- the sat gene encoding sulfate adenylyltransferase — protein MIKPHGADELKPLFVYDTEKHHALISEAESLPSIMISSAAAANAVMLGAGYFTPLSGYMNLADALSVAENLHTTDGLFWPVPILNLLSDLQGVSAGQRVALRDPNVEGNPVLAIMDIEAIDTATAEQIDFMAENIFGTLDGDHPGVKTFKAQGNYVLSGPIEVLSFSYFQSDFPDTFRTAVEIRNEMAERGWEKVVAFQTRNPMHRAHEELCRMAMEDLGTDGILIHMLLGKLKAGDIPAHVRDAAIRKMVDVYFPKNTVMITGYGFDMLYAGPREAVLHAVFRQNCGCTHLIVGRDHAGVGDYYGGFDAQTIFDEKVPEGALDIEIYRADHTAYSKKLDRVVMMRDAPDHAKEDFVLLSGTKVREMLGQGIAPPPEFSRPEVAKILMDYYQSLDS, from the coding sequence ATGATTAAGCCCCACGGCGCCGACGAACTGAAACCGTTGTTCGTTTATGACACTGAAAAACACCACGCCCTGATCAGCGAAGCGGAAAGCCTGCCTTCTATCATGATCAGCTCTGCCGCCGCCGCCAACGCGGTAATGCTGGGCGCCGGTTACTTCACCCCCCTGAGCGGTTACATGAACCTGGCCGACGCCCTGAGCGTTGCCGAGAACCTGCACACCACCGACGGCCTGTTCTGGCCTGTACCCATACTCAACCTGTTGAGCGACCTGCAAGGCGTGAGCGCTGGCCAGCGTGTTGCCCTGCGTGACCCCAACGTTGAAGGTAACCCGGTATTGGCGATCATGGATATTGAAGCCATCGATACCGCCACTGCCGAGCAGATCGACTTTATGGCCGAGAACATCTTCGGCACCCTGGATGGAGATCACCCCGGTGTGAAAACCTTCAAGGCTCAGGGCAACTACGTGCTGTCTGGCCCCATTGAAGTGTTGAGCTTTTCCTACTTCCAGAGTGACTTTCCCGACACCTTCCGCACCGCCGTTGAAATTCGCAACGAAATGGCCGAGCGCGGCTGGGAAAAGGTTGTTGCCTTCCAAACCCGTAACCCCATGCACCGCGCCCACGAAGAGCTGTGCCGTATGGCCATGGAAGATCTGGGCACCGACGGCATTCTGATCCACATGCTGCTGGGCAAACTGAAAGCCGGTGATATTCCTGCCCACGTTCGCGATGCTGCCATCCGTAAAATGGTAGATGTGTACTTCCCCAAAAACACGGTGATGATCACCGGTTACGGCTTTGACATGCTCTACGCTGGCCCCCGTGAAGCGGTACTGCACGCGGTATTCCGTCAAAACTGTGGCTGTACTCACCTGATTGTGGGTCGCGACCATGCCGGTGTAGGTGACTACTACGGCGGCTTTGACGCGCAAACCATCTTCGACGAGAAAGTGCCCGAAGGCGCACTGGATATCGAAATCTACCGTGCCGACCACACTGCCTACTCCAAGAAACTGGACCGGGTCGTGATGATGCGCGACGCGCCCGATCATGCCAAAGAAGACTTCGTGTTGCTGTCGGGCACCAAGGTGCGCGAGATGCTGGGCCAGGGCATTGCGCCACCGCCCGAGTTCTCCCGCCCCGAAGTGGCCAAGATTCTGATGGATTACTATCAGTCTCTGGATAGCTAA
- a CDS encoding TetR/AcrR family transcriptional regulator, with amino-acid sequence MANAASRKAKTNIAKEREKRRNKVSIDKKLLLAMEELLENGEEFSTTTIDRLSETAGISRATFYLNYKDKADLVTHLFEQVRIEIIESAGDWFINAANTTYHDIRNTLKGILSTYRNHYVVLSALHQTAQTNSEVAKLSRDMRESLSHSSVKAAEQLKAAGRGNPLAGPMVASLLTLAIDSVSTLQPELLTDEKLDETCDAWAHITWSALAGKEFQR; translated from the coding sequence ATGGCTAACGCCGCCAGCCGAAAAGCGAAAACAAACATAGCCAAGGAACGGGAGAAGCGGCGGAATAAAGTGAGCATAGACAAGAAGTTACTTCTTGCGATGGAGGAGCTTCTAGAAAACGGGGAAGAGTTTTCGACTACCACAATCGACCGACTATCTGAAACGGCCGGAATTTCGCGAGCGACGTTTTATCTCAACTATAAGGACAAAGCCGATCTGGTGACCCACCTGTTTGAACAGGTGAGGATCGAAATAATCGAGTCTGCCGGCGACTGGTTTATCAATGCCGCCAATACAACCTATCACGACATCCGCAACACGCTGAAAGGCATACTGAGCACGTACCGGAATCACTATGTGGTGCTTTCAGCGTTGCATCAAACAGCCCAAACCAATTCAGAGGTTGCGAAACTTTCCCGAGACATGCGGGAATCCCTCAGTCACAGTAGTGTGAAAGCAGCGGAACAACTCAAGGCGGCAGGGAGAGGTAATCCCCTCGCGGGACCCATGGTCGCGAGCTTACTGACGCTGGCAATCGACAGTGTCAGCACTTTACAACCTGAATTACTAACCGACGAAAAGCTCGACGAAACTTGCGATGCCTGGGCACACATCACCTGGTCCGCATTGGCGGGGAAGGAATTTCAGCGCTAA
- a CDS encoding cytochrome P450 encodes MTTKVNQQSTPLMLAEPDNFNAGFPHALFRELREASPVCWSEWSGGKGFWAITKYEDVGFVGSTPGIFSSASENGGHRIFEEQLSGLANTGASGSTPVGAPFISRDAPLQAEQRVPVMRSVSSNRLLDMTNRIRERISLLLDKAIDSDELELVESVSAPIPIKTLVELLDLPVSMEGKLYEWTNALIGEDDPEFRQSPEYMGQVMAELAEYFLALRVERQGTDRSDVVTMLATDRSGNEVPVEDFLANIILVLVGGNETTRNSISGGMLGFAQNPEQWSLLKSKPELIPNAVNEIVRWVTPVMHMRRTLMEDCTLRGVTMKKGEKVLMWYPSANRDEEIWTDPDRFDISRDIVKHRGFGAGAHICVGSRLAELQISIFLEELLKRCEHFELNGDVARIRSNFICGIKSLPLRFDWKK; translated from the coding sequence ATGACAACAAAGGTTAATCAGCAGTCTACGCCTCTAATGCTGGCGGAGCCGGATAATTTCAACGCGGGATTTCCCCATGCGCTGTTTCGTGAGTTGCGGGAAGCTAGCCCGGTGTGCTGGAGTGAATGGTCGGGCGGTAAGGGCTTCTGGGCTATTACAAAGTACGAAGACGTTGGCTTTGTTGGCAGCACGCCGGGCATTTTCTCGTCTGCCAGTGAGAACGGTGGCCATCGTATTTTTGAGGAGCAACTCTCAGGGCTAGCGAATACCGGTGCAAGTGGCAGTACGCCTGTGGGTGCGCCGTTTATCTCGAGAGATGCGCCTTTGCAGGCAGAGCAACGGGTTCCAGTAATGCGCTCGGTGTCGAGTAATCGGTTGCTTGATATGACAAACCGTATTCGCGAGCGGATCTCACTGCTTTTAGATAAAGCGATTGATTCTGACGAGTTAGAGCTTGTTGAGAGTGTCTCTGCGCCAATCCCCATTAAAACGCTGGTGGAGCTGCTTGATCTACCCGTTAGTATGGAAGGCAAGCTTTACGAGTGGACCAATGCGCTGATCGGTGAAGACGATCCTGAGTTTCGACAGTCGCCTGAGTATATGGGGCAAGTCATGGCGGAGCTGGCGGAATATTTCCTCGCGTTGCGGGTAGAACGCCAGGGCACTGATCGCAGTGATGTGGTGACCATGCTGGCGACGGACCGTAGTGGCAATGAGGTTCCCGTTGAGGATTTTCTGGCCAATATCATTCTTGTGTTGGTGGGTGGAAATGAAACGACCCGCAATTCTATATCGGGTGGCATGCTGGGCTTTGCGCAAAATCCTGAGCAGTGGTCGCTTCTGAAATCCAAGCCGGAACTGATCCCCAACGCGGTCAATGAAATTGTTCGCTGGGTTACACCGGTGATGCATATGCGCCGTACGCTCATGGAAGATTGCACTCTGCGCGGAGTCACCATGAAGAAAGGTGAAAAAGTCCTTATGTGGTATCCCTCTGCAAATAGGGATGAGGAAATTTGGACTGATCCGGATCGTTTTGATATTAGCCGTGACATTGTAAAACACCGTGGTTTTGGTGCGGGCGCACATATCTGTGTAGGCAGTCGTCTTGCCGAACTGCAAATTAGTATTTTCCTCGAAGAGTTGCTCAAGCGTTGCGAACATTTCGAGTTAAATGGGGATGTTGCGCGCATTCGCTCTAATTTTATTTGCGGTATTAAATCCTTGCCGCTTCGCTTCGATTGGAAAAAGTGA